The genomic stretch GTCTTCTGGCACAGCCCGTCCTACCCACATGTGTGGTTCTGTTCACCTGAGCCCAGGCGGTTCTTGTAGAGGACACCATTGGTGTTCCGGCAGCGCACGGGCAGCTCGTTGTTGTACACTGAAGGATCCCAGTTATACTTGGAGGCGGAGTCTTTGTCTTGGGGAGGAGTTAGTGGGGTGGGTGGAGTCGGTGGGCCTGAGGATTTGAACAGGTGAACGCAAAATACAGATTATAGAAACACGGGGCATGGACCAAGGAGAAACTCATTTCATTTTACCAAAGaagtaaaataaagttgcaGATCAAGAATTTCTTTAATTTATCCTTTGTAAAAACGCAAAGATTCCACAGGAGACCACATTTCTTTATCACTGCCATCACCGTGATTGGTGTTGAACAGCACTTCCTGCAATTTAGGATGAATTTTTGAgtacatacagtcatccctcgctacatcgcagttcgaacatcgctccctcactctagtgcgttttttcaaaaattatctAATTGATAACTGacctctgttttgtggttgactatggactattattagtcaaaaaatattgaaagacaagttacagtatatgtagtattctggtcactggaagtCAATGATGTTACAttcatgagacatgacgttacatTAGAttaccatggcatgtccgacatgacataatgaaaaaaggttctcctcctattctgtgtggacgtggtaagtttttggcttctttatcctccttccccactccatttgaaactctctcttaagtttagaataaacaaatcggaggctaactagttagcttggcagcatgctatgtttaaagtggCGGCCATCTCTtgcgtccctgcagtgatcccatagcctacAGTTAGAGTTAAGCAGTGTGTTGTAAATAgagagtaataggagtgtaaaggtgactaaaggggtgtggTTTCACGTCTACGGAgatctaataataatatcatattcagaaagtcataaacagggtttctatgctccaactatgaaaatattccatttattactaTTGAATCCTAATTcgctgaaattcacttgtcacggtcatgtctggaaccaattaactgcgacaaACAAGTGACGACTGTACCGCTATGTTTCAATTTTATTTGACTACTTACAGTATTATGAGAGGCACAAACCTCAGCATAACGGCCACTAAATTAcagatatttaattttttttttttttacatgtttgattGCATAAGTGTTTGATTTTTCTGATTGTTTACTGTACTACACATACGATGTGGTACAATACAATAACAGGGTTCCCACTCTTTCCctgaatttattttttccagGTTTTCCAGAATGTGTTGGTTaagaaaacacatgaaaatacagTACCTGTTGAGATTGTCGATGTGGATTTCAGGCTAGCTTCCTCCACGATACCAGAGTCCGTGTGGACTACGATCAGAGTGGCCTTCTGGCTGTTGAGACCCTCGCCCAGTTGAAGCGTGGTCCTTCCACTCTGCAACAAACAGACATTATTTAGGGGGTGGTCATAGATGTGTGATGAATATGTTGTGGTGTACCAGCACATGTTCAGGAAGGTTTCCAGGGGTGTTCACCGTGGTGGTAAAAACGTTGTCATCTGCAGCCTGAACATCTGCGACCGCTACTGTGGAAACCTCTGCACAATAACAACACTACTACTTAATACACATTCAAGCATATGTACAGGAATTACATCTCATGAAATATCTTGTGATGTAAGAAGTATTTGCACTGCCACATGTTTACACTAAACTACACCACAGCCAAATCTGGCCCTTTATTGACATCAGATCACCCATGAGTTTAATTTCATActttggagactttttttttgcagcagactCCTAACAACCAACTCTTGATCTTTACTAGTGTTTTTGAGCAGCAGAGTGCACAGTCCTGTAGAGGATCTTTTGCAGTACATTCCTAAAAACACTGAATTgaaattaaacacaaaataagaataGTGAATGAAGAAATGCACCTCCCTGAGCCttctgaaaatgtgtcaaaatttTAAAACGGTTTAGCTACATTGCCACTCAGTCTGGGAACACGTCAGTTAAGATCACATAATTCACGGAAGTGATCACATTTGCAGTCGATGCCGATAAACGGTCTCTGTCGTGTATTGTGGAAAGAAGTGCACTCCTTCTTTGTCACTAATGATTAAAGACCGATAGAGTTGCTGCaaagttaaaatgatcaaagaAGTAAACGGAATTTGGAGACCATTCTACTAAGTGAATAGGTTGCTTGTAAATGTTTAAGTCGTGAATGTTAGATGCTGAAGCAAAAACAATTAAAGCTACAATGACATGTTTGAGCATACAAAATGtgttataaaatgtgttttaaagtCGCGCTAGCATAAGGATAAAAGAAGACTTTTGAGTTTTAGCGCCATGGCCTGCTGCTAGCTTAAAGCCCTCCTTGCCTGCGAAAGCCGACTCGGCCTCGTCTGAGTTCGGCAAGGACTCGGCTCCCATGTCGATGTTTCCCGGTGCCGCCATCACGGCCATCGTGGCAACTTCGGCCTCCGACTCGGTATCCGAGCCCACCCGCTCCGCCGACGGCTCGTCGATGATGGGCGTTTCATGCAGCCCGAGCGCCTTCGTCGCCGACTCCGTCTCGTCCATTCCTTCGGCGAACGACAGGAGCCGAATTTAACCGAAGAGTCACGGGACGGTGAGCAGTCTCCAACACGGagaaacctaataaagtataaAAGCAATCATGTCTTCACAAAAGAACCGACAAAGAATCAAAGGCCTCTCCCCGGGGTTTCTTTTTCTAGCAGTCCTCACAATGAGATTCGCCGGACAAAACCGAGTGAACACGAGCGGACCCGAAGCGACACACGAAGACCAACAATGTGTGCAAACTTGTTACGTCACTTTATTTACATGTTTCTATTCCTATATGCAATGTAGTCATCAAATAAACACCCTTTCAACTGAAATACATAAACTAGTCATTCAGTAACCGATTGTgcagacatacaaaaacaattaCACAAGCTCAGTAattaaaacaatttattgcatgCGTAAAAAATAATGGTATAAAGTAAGTTAACCTAAAGCAGAATTTAATTTATAATTCTTTCCTGGAAAtactcacactaaatattggtCAGGAAGGACAatgttaaaatacaatttagaaGAACAGAACAAGAAAACATTAATAACAAGACCAAAACATAAATATGTACCAATAACAGTCTTCTGCCAATTGCAGTTCAACTTTTGTGTATGGTAACCTAGCTACACGCTAATGACAGTGTTTCTTTGTTAGATATGTAGGTCCAATTCATTTACGTAACTCAAAACATTTACTTAACCccaatttgataaaaaaaaaaaaattcttccaAACATTTGTTACTTCTACTCAACACCAAAGTCAAATTTGGAGTTACATAGTAGTGTGATCAAGTATCACCTTAGGAGAAGTCCTTTCTTGAACTAACACAGTCTCAGTAGCTGAGGCTTAATTAAATGTAATATGTTAGCCTTTTCTTGATATTATCCTGATATTATTCCATTGAGCTCTTGTGATGCACTTTATTCTATATCTATATTGCAAGGAAGGATGATACTGCAAAGTGTTAAACAGCCTTTGGTTCCAAGCTGCTCTGACGCCACCTACTGGTCACATCAACGCCTTGCTTTCCATCCCTTTCCTTTTGTCTTTGAGCAAAATCTGTCAGACATGATGTtccagatttcagcttctggcTCAGTTCTGCATCAGGGGTAGGATGATGCTGGTTAATACAGCCTAGGGCATCAACGCTGTATTCTGGAGACCAGGTAGTAGAGCAAAAAGAAGAGCAGCACCAGGCCCACTGAGACGTAGCAGAGGATGCGGCGGTTGTCGCGACTGGAGCGAATCAGAGTGGAGAAACGCTTGACGCTGCCGCTCAGCAGGCCCGTCGCACTCAAGAAGTTTGAGTCCTGGAGGAAGAGGACACGGGTTAGTTTCTTAGAGGTTGGCCTAAATGTGGACTAAATCAGAAAAGTTAATCATTTTGTACGAGCTCACCATGCCGTCCAAATACTCATTCTGATCTTCCGCCTCTCTGTCAATATCATACGCCAGCTGTCAGAGAAACATTTTGTTAAACTGACATTACTTTACACTCTTTATTGCTTGATGAAACAAATTGTCGCATCAAATAAATTCTTCCACTCAAGATGACACTATAGCAACACACTTTTTAGCACTCAACGGTTGGCCAGACTGCATCAAATGTTGAGGATTTATCAGAACTCATTCCCCCACTTAAACAGTAGCTTGTTGTGACCTACAGATTTCAGCCTGGAGACTTTGGTGGCCAGGTTCTCAGCCAGACGTTTATTCTCAGCATCCAGCATGTCTTCCACAGATCCATGGCCTACAGAGGTAGAGATatcataaattatttttaacaccTGTTACGTCTGAGAAAAGAGAATCAGATACAGAATGTGGATTTATACACTACAATACAGACGTTGAGCAGatactgtcaaaaaaaaaaagaaatgggaaaaaatgttttaatgaaTGTTCAACCTAAAACCTGTTAAAATGTCATACGAACACTGAGGCTTCCTTCGTCTGATTACTATTCGAACATCCAAGTAGTCAACCACCTAGCCTGTTAGGAACGCTTTAAGCAGCATTTTCAGCAGTTCGCGggttaacaacaaaacaactgatCGGCCGCTTCCTCTTAAATACTAAAACCCCACAAAATGACCATTAACTAGCTGTCACTTCGTTATTTTTACTAGTAATGTTCGGAATTGACGTGTCAAAACAAATACCTCCGTTCCAGTCCGCCATGTTGGCAAGTGACGTCACGATCAGCTGCGCGGAAGCGGATGTTACCGACGCCGATGAAGCGACCAA from Dunckerocampus dactyliophorus isolate RoL2022-P2 chromosome 5, RoL_Ddac_1.1, whole genome shotgun sequence encodes the following:
- the bet1l gene encoding BET1-like protein isoform X1, translated to MADWNGGHGSVEDMLDAENKRLAENLATKVSRLKSLAYDIDREAEDQNEYLDGMDSNFLSATGLLSGSVKRFSTLIRSSRDNRRILCYVSVGLVLLFFLLYYLVSRIQR
- the bet1l gene encoding BET1-like protein isoform X2, whose product is MLDAENKRLAENLATKVSRLKSLAYDIDREAEDQNEYLDGMDSNFLSATGLLSGSVKRFSTLIRSSRDNRRILCYVSVGLVLLFFLLYYLVSRIQR